AAGATCAGTATAGCTGTAGCTACTCCTGCGTAGGGTTTAAATACCCCACTTGGCATAGTGATCACTGCTTTTAGTTCAGACTCTTCTATCATAAGTGCTCTAGCCTCTTTAAAAGCTTTGGCACTTCCAAAAAGCACCCCTTGAGGGATGATGATACCAGCTGTTCCACCTACCTTTAAAAGGGTATGAATCCTATCGATAAAAAGAAGCTCTGTTTTTGTAGTACCTAGTCTTAGTTTATCGTCCATCTCCCCTTTATTTAGGTTTCCTGTAAAGGGTGGATTTGCTAAAACCACATCATAAGAGTTTAGCTCACCTTCATATTTTTGAAAACTTTTACTTAGGGTATCGGTGTATTCTATATTTGGGTTGGTGATACCGTGCATCATAAGGTTCATAAGACCAAGCCTTACCATGGTCACATCTATATCGTAGCCTTTTAGGCTAGTGTCTAGGGTCTTTTTTACCTCTTCTTTTAGTATAGCACTTGTACTACTTCTAGTAAAACCATTTTCATCTACTTTGTGGTGTTTACCCTCTGTATCCAGTGAAGTGGTGATATACTGATAGGCTCCTAGTAAAAACCCTGCACTACCACAAGCTGGATCGGTAATCTTATTGCCATATTTTGGCTCTACAAGATCAACTAGTAGATTGATAATCTGCCGTGGGGTTCTAAACTGTCCATTTTTCCCTGCACTTGCGATCTCACTTAGAAGCATCTCATATACATCACCTTGGATATCTTGGTGGGCTTGTCCATTCTCCAAAGCATCTTTTTCTATCTCTTTAAAAATATCTTCGATGATATACATAGCCTCATGTAAAAGAGATGCACTAGGTATCACAAATACGGCGTTTTTCATATATTTTGTAAAGTGGGAGTTTTCTCCGCCTATCTCTTTGATAAAAGGAAATACATATTGGGTGATATGCTCTAGTCTCTCTTCTGAGCTTAGATGGGTAAAGATACTCCATTTGAATTCTGTTTTAGGAAAATCTTCAGGTTCTTCTTTTTCTTTACCTGTTTTTTTATCTATCTTTTTTACAAGTTTTGTATAAGTTCCCTCAAAAATAGAATCGTACTTTTCTCCAGTAAATTCAGCATTTTCTATATTTTTTATATCAAGATCATCAAGCTTTTTTATAAAAAGAAGATAAGTTATCTGCTCTATAGCTGTAAGTGGATTTGAGATACCTCCACTCCAAAATTTATTCCATAGTTTATCTATAAGGCTCTCTAGGTTTTTATTTAAATGCAACATTATGCTACTAACTCCTGTGTAATATTTAGTATTTCATCTATCTCTGTTTTAGTAAATACTCCTCGTATACCAGAGGGATGTATCACTGTAAAAGGTGCAGATATTAGATCTTTTTTGCTTAAGCTCTCATTATCTATGATAAACCCTTTTAATAAATCCAAAAATTTTAACTGTGTAGTGGTAAGTGTAGGATGCTCTTTGATAAACTTATCAAAAGATTCACTTACCGTATCTGGGAAGTTTTTAAGCTCTTCAAGTCCTAAGATATGCTTGATAAACTTTAAAAAAGGTGCTTTTTTATTCATATACACCCTACGCAAAAGATCAAGGGTGATAAAAGGGTCTTGCTCGTGTAGAGTGTGAGCTAACTCTTCTATCTCTTTTTCACTTAGACTTTTGCCCTCTTTTAGCTTTTGTAGGATTTTATTTTGATTTAAAAGCTCTTTGATCTTATCTTCTACCATTTGTTTGTATTTTGAGATACTCACAGACTCCCTATCTGCACCAAACTCCACATACTCTTTTTTCTTGATATAATCTTTAAAATCAAAGATAGGAGTATCATCATCCTCAAGCTTTGATTCTGCCCTATATTTCATAAGCGGAGCAAGGGCTTTTACTAAAATATCAAGATCACTATCTTTTAGATGGTTCCAGTATTTTACTTCTTTGGCTTTTGTGATAAGATTCTCTTCTTTGGCGACTATATTTACACTTAAAAGTAAGTTTTCTATTAAAGCTATAAGGGTATCTCTTTTTTTTACCCTATTTTCTTCGTCATTTTCAAGTAGATATATAGAGTACTCCAACACATCTTTTTCAAATCGCATCGCCTTATAATCCACCCCTACAATAGATTTGGCTAAGGGTTTTATGTAAGTATCTAAAAACTCTAAATTCTCCTTAGATAGAGTTCTATAAAAGATAGAATCTAATTTATCAAGATGATTTTTCCCATCTTGTATGGTTGTAGAGTTTTTAGGGAAAAGCTCTATAAACTCTTGAAGCTTTTGTATCTCTTTTTTAGCTATCTCAATATCAAGCTTTAAAGCACTTTCTATCTTTTGAAGTCTAAGCTCAAAAAACCTTATGGGAAGTGGAGTATTTGGGATAAGACTTTTTCCTTGCGGTTCAAGTTTAAAATACTTAAAATTATCCCAACAATCCATAATAAGAAATTTCTCTTTTTCTTTACACCACGGTTTTAAGTTTTGCGGATCAAGCAGTCTTGTACCCCGCCCTATCATCTGCCAAAACTTAGTATAAGAGTAAATAGGCTTTGCAAATACTAGGTTTGATACCTCTTTTATATCCACCCCCGTATCAAGCATACCCACACTTATGGCAATACGCGGCATATCTTGGGTTTTAAACTGATCTAAAAGCCCACCTTTTCCGTAAGCCCTACTATCATCAGATACTATTACTTTGGCTAGTTCCCCATTATATTCAGGATATAAAGAGTTAAAAAGCTCTTCCACTCTTCTAGCATGGGCTTTTGTCATACAAAAGAAGATACTCTTTGTGGGTATCACCCCATCACTATCTTTGATAGACTCTTCCATAAACTCTTTTACGATGATTCGATTTGTATCTTTATTTATCACATCTCTTTCTAGCTGAGTTCCTTCATAATTTATCTCTTCAATCTCTTTACCTTCTAAAATCATATTCTTTTGATCTTCTAAAGAAATAGTTCTTTTATTTAGTCCATCATCTTGAAACTTTGTCTGAATCTTTAGCACCTCAAAATCACAAAGATAAGGTGGAATATGATCCAACGCCTCCTCATAAGAATAAGCAAATGAAGGCAACCCATCCTCACAAGAAAAAAGCTCAAAAGTGTTATGATCTATCACATTGGTTGGAGTTGCAGTAAGCCCAAGCTTTAAAGCATCAAAATACTCTAAAATCTCCCCATAAGTATTATAAATAGACCTATGAGATTCATCTATCACGATCAGATCAAAAAAGTGTGAAGATAAAGTTTGCTCCTCATCTCGTATAATATTTAACATAGTTGGGTAAGTGGATACATAAATACGCCTATCTTTAGAAATACTACTCTCCCCAAACTTTGGCCAAATAGGCTCACTTGGAATATACTCTTTAAAAGCCTCTATAGCCTGCTCCCTTAAAGCCACCCTATCCACTAAAAAAAGAGTATTTTTAATATACCCAGCCCTTAAAAGAGCATCCACTAAAGCAATAGTAGTACGAGTCTTCCCCGTACCAGTAGCCATCACCAGTAAAAAATCTCTTCTTTTTTTATCTATCAGTTCCATCACTGATCTTATAGCACTTACTTGATAATCCCTCCCTGCTATATGGGTATCAATAAACTCATGGGAAAGGGACTTTTTATAGTTTTGTATATGACGAAGACGCTCTAAATCCTCCCTAGTAGGATAAGCATAGATTTTTCTAGGAGGGTAGTTTTCTATATCCCAAAAATATATGTCGTTGCCATTTGTATAAAAGCAAAAAGGAAGATCGATATTATGTTCAGCTTTTAGATTGTAACAATACTGCTTAGCCTGTTCCTGCCCAACCCTGGGATCTCGTGAGCTTTTTTTAGCCTCAACTACAGCCAAAGGCTTCCCCTCACGACCTAGAAGAACATAATCACAAAACTGCTTTTTACCATAGCTAGGCTTTACATCAGATACAAAAGAAGTGTTTGAAAACTCTTGCCTTACTTGGGCATAGTTAGTTACATCCCAGCCAGATAGGAGTAGTTTAGTATCAATAAGTTCTTGTCGTGTCTGTGTTTCGTTTTGCAAGCTCTACTCATTTTATAATTTTATAGAAGATATTTTATCTTTTTATCTATTATATTATACTTGTGTCACAATCCACATCATAAGAAAAATATTTTGAAGAATTAAAAAAAAGAAAGAACTCTAGCAAAGAAGTAAATTACTTCTCCACTAAATCATAAAGCCCTTGAATCTCTTCAGCCCAAATCTCTTCATTGATAGTTTCAAGTACCATTGGAATATCATCCATTCTATCATCATTCATGATAAATTTAAAAGCATCCCATCCAATTTTCCCAACACCTAAAGAATCGTGTCTATCTACTCTACTTCCTAGTTCTGGCTTTGAGTCATTTAAGTGCATTCCCATAAGATATTCACGTCCTACTATATCATCAAACTCTTTCCAAGTTTTATCATAGGCTTCTCTTGTTCTGATATCATACCCAGCAGTAAACATGTGACAGGTATCTATACATACACCTACTCTGCTTTTATCTTCTATTTTATCTATTATATGTGCTAGGTGTTCGAACTTGTATCCTAAGTTTGAGCCTTGTCCTGCTGTGTTTTCTATTACTAGTTTCACATCATTTGTAGCATCAATTGCTTGATTCATAGAAAGTGCAATTCTATCTAGACATTCCTCTTCTGATATTTTTCTCAAGTGTGAACCTGGGTGGAAATTTAGTCTATCTAGTTTTAGTATTTCACATCTTTCTAATTCATGGATAAAACCATTTAAAGATTTTTCTCTTTTTTCTTCTTCTGGGTGTCCAAGATTTATAAGATATGAGTCATGAGGTAAGATGTGTTTAGCTTCAATTCCACATTTTTCTAACTCTTCAAACCATTTATCAAGTACTTTTGCTTCTAAAGGTTTTGCAGCCCATTGTCTTTGATTTTTTGTAAATAGAGCAAAAGCTTTTGCTCCGATTGCAGTTGCGTTTATTGGTGCATTAAAAACTCCACCACTCGCACTAACATGTGCTCCAACGTATTTCATTATTATTCCTATATGATTTTTTATTTAATTTAGTTTTTCATCATACAAAAATGCATCTTTAAAGCCAATATGTTTTTATAATTTGTTTAGTTCTTTTACTAAAACATAAAGATACAAAAATATCTTTATGTTTTTTTCTATTTAATAGGTACTAAAATTAGTGTTCTTAAATCTTCAGGAGCTACATCAAAAGTAAGATACTGTTCGATAGGAGGAGCATCTCTTAACTCTATTTCATTATCTTTAATCCAAGAACCGTAAATAGACGTATAAGTATCTGATAACTTATCGTACGAACCGTTATGCGCAAAGACTGCATATTTACCACCAGAGATTTGGTCTTTTTCTACCTTCCCTGCTAGTTCATCATCTTGTACTCTTGTAATGCACGCATCATATCTTAGCTTATCAATAGCTACGATATTTGGGTCATCGTAACTTATTCCATAAAACTTTGTATCTGCTTTTAATAGACTATTATTTCCTGCTATTTCTAACAGTTCATTCCACGCAGTTTCACATTTAAAATAGTCACCAACATGTCTTACTTTATACACATCAATTATTTCAATTGATTCTATTCTTAGAGGCTCAATCATTTTGATTTCCTTTTTTATATTAATATTTTGTATAAATTTTGAAGGAGAACAATTAAACATCTCTTTAAAAGCTTTATTATAAGCAGAAGGAGTGTTATACCCTGCTTCTAAAGCTATAGTAGTTATATTGCCTTGATTACACTGCAATTTATTTACAGAGGTTTCAAGTCTTATTCTTCTGATATACTTTTTTAAACTCTCACCTGTATACCCTAGAAATATACGATGAAAGTGATAGTACGAGTAACCAGAGATAGCTATTAAATCTTGTATATCAACGTATTCTAAATTTTTTTCTATTTCATTTAGAACTTTTTGCATACTTTTTTCATATTGATTCAAAACTGTCTCTCCTTAAAATTCATAAAAAGATTCTAACAGTAAATGAAAATCAAAACTTTTCCAAAATTGCTATATTTAATCTTTTTTGATTTTTATTAAAATTTTATTTTTTTTATCTCGGTGAGTAATCTCTTTTTCTTCTTTCTCAAAAAGTTCTTTTAGAAATTGTTTATCATAATTTCTATCTAAGAACTCTGCATTAAAAGATTCTAAACTTTGGCACTCAAAAGTATCTTGACAGATTCTATCTTCATATATTTGTAAACTCAAAACAGAAGTTCCAGCAGAGAGTATTTCTACTTTTGTATAGTCGTTAAACTTTGTGATAAAACCTTTATCATAAAATTTTAGCTTAGGTGTTTTTATCAAAATAGTCGCCGTTTGGGTTAAAATTGGCTGCTTTTGTGCACATCCTACAAAAAGTAAAAGAAATGTTAAAAAAAGAACTATATTTTTAATCTCTTATCCTTTGTTTTAAAAATTTTCACTATAATACTGTAATATTGATAAATTATAAAATCGAAGGTTATTTTTGTTAGTTCATATCTGTTGCGCTGTTGACTCCCACTATTTTTTAGAAAAAATTCAAGAAGAATTTCCAAATGAAGAGATCATTGGATTTTTTTATGACCCAAATATTCACCCATACAATGAGTACCGATTAAGATATCTTGATGTTGATTACTCATGTAAAAAACTAGGTATAAGACTTATTGAAGGACCTTACAATCTAGAAGAATGGTTAAAAAAAGTAAAAGGTTTAGAGAATGAACCAGAAAAAGGCGATAGATGTACGGTTTGTTTTGATGATAGACTTGAAACAACTGTAAAAAAAGCTATAGAATTAGGACATGACAAATTTACATCAACTCTATTAATTTCTCCAAAAAAATCACAAGATAAACTAGAAAAAATTGGAGCAGAATTAACATCTAAATATGACTGTGAGTTTATATTTAGAGACTATAGAAGTGGCAAAGGTTCACAAGAGCAAGGTCTAGTTGTAAAAGAAAATTCTCTTTATAGACAAAACTATTGTGGTTGTCTTTTTGGTTTATCAGCCCAAAGAGAACATCAAGATAAAGTTATGGATGAAATGTTTAATCCTATCTCAAACCAAATACTTCCAGAATCTATAGAGAGTAGACTTGAACTTTATAAAAAAAGAGATGATTTAGAAGAAAAAAATATTCCGTATAAGATTATCAAGCAGAGGTTTTTAAACTATAGACTAATGAGCGGTATTACAAAGATTGATAAAAAGATTATCCCTTCATATTTTCTATGTTATTCAACACTAAACAGAAACAGTATGAATGGTAGAATCGAATATGAAAAGGATGAAATCGCATATCTAAATAGAGATGAAGTAAAAGTTCTAAGTCTAAAAAGTTTTAATGAAATAGGAAATAGTACATATCAGACAGTAAAAGACTTGATGTTCAATCCTCCTACCTTTGAATCAGAACTAAATATTAGAAATAAAGTTACAAATAACCCTTATGGTTTGTCAACTATTTTAGTTGTTGATGAGCTAATCGATGGAAAATATGAGATAGAACTAAATGCCCTAATCTATGAAGATGTAAAAGAAGTTATTATATGAAACTTTTAGTTTGTGCGATGGAAACATCATCAAATGTTCATCTAAAAGAATTAAAAAAATATCTAAACGACGAGGTAGAACTATTAGGAGTTTTTGATAAAGAGCTTGGAACCCCTCTATATGATTTAACTCACCTTGCAATCATGGGTTTTATAGATGCGATAAAAAAACTTCGATTCTTTTTTAAACTTAGGGATGAACTTGTAGATTTAGCACAAGATTGTGACAAAGTTTTATTGATGGATTCATCAGGATTCAATCTTCCTCTTGCAAAAAAACTAAAGCAAAGATATCCAGATAAAGAGATAATCTACTATATCCTTCCACAAGCTTGGGCATGGAAGAAAAAAAGAGTTATAAAGCTTGAAAAATTCTGTACAAAACTATGTTCTATTATTCCTTTTGAAAGTGAAATATACAATGACAAAGAAAAAATTACTTACGTAGGTCATCCACTTTTAGATGAGATAACAGAATATAAAACTAGCCTAGAAAAAACAGATAAAATCATCTATATGCCAGGTAGTAGAAAAACTGAAATTATAAATCACATGGGTGTTTTTAGAGAACTTACAAAACAGATAAAAGACAAAGAGCATATTTTGATTATTCCTTCAAAATTTAATGAAGAATATATTAAAAAAACTTATGGAGATATATCAAATTTTACAATTTCAAATGATGCTCATAGCATATTAAAAGAAGCAGAATTTGGATTTATTTGTTCTGGTACGGCTACACTTGAAGCTTCTATAATAGGGACACCATTTGTTATGTCTTATGTGGCAAAAAAGCTTGACTATTTTATTGGCAGACAGTTTGTAAAACTACCTTTTATTGGACTTGCGAATATCTTTTTCCATAAAATGGGTAAAGAGCCTATTCATAAAGAATATTTCCAAGAAGAAGTAAATGTAGAAAACTTATTAAACGAATATAAAAACATGAATCGAGACAACTATTTAAAAAACTCTCAAGAGCTTAGAGACTACTTACAATTTGGTAGTTCTAAAAATGTTGCTAAAATAATTCAAAACTAATTTTTTTTTCGCTAAAATATATGACTTTTTAAAACATACAAACATATAGGATACAAGAATGTTAGACATCATGGAAATTCAAGAAATTTTACCACATAGATACCCGCTTTTATTAGTAGATAGAATTACTGATATGGAAAAAGCTAAAAGTATCACAGGGTATAAAAATATCTCTATTAGTGAACCTGCTTTTCAAGGTCACTTTCCAGGGCACCCAATTTACCCAGGAGTTATGATTCTTGAAGGAATGGCACAAGCAGGTGGAGTTCTTGCACTTAAAAGCAACGATTTAACAAATGAAGAGCTAAAAAACAAAGTTATTTACTTCATGAGTATTGACAAAGCAAAATTTAGAACACCCGTAAGACCTGGTGATAAATTAGAATATAAAATCGAAGTTAAAAAATTAAGAGGAAATCTAATCGTACTTGATGGAAAAGCTTTTGTTGATGATTCTTTAGTTGCTGAAGCAGAGCTAAAAGCTATGATAGTTGATAAGTAATAAACAAAATAGGTAAAGAATGAATAATATTCATAAAACTGCAATAATTGAAGATGGAGCCCAACTAGGTGATAATATAACTGTTGGAGCATTTACAATTATTGGTAAAGATGTAAAAATAGGTAATGGTACAACTATTGCTTCTCATACAGTTATCGAAGGAAAAACTACAATTGGTGAAAACAATCAAATTTTTTCACATGCTGCAATTGGAACTATTCCTCAAGACTTAAAATTTGATGGTGAAGATGTTGAGCTAATTATCGGTAACAACAATAAAATCAGAGAATATACGCTATTTAACCCTGGAACAATTGGTGGTGGTTCAATTACAAAAATTGGAGACAACAACCTTTTCATGGGATATGCACATGTTGCACATGATGTAATAGTTGGAAATAACTGTGTATTTGCAAATGTTGCAACTCTTGCAGGTCATGTAGAAATTGATGATAATGTAGTAATTGGTGGATTAACACCTATTCATCAATTTTGTAAAATAGGCTCAAATGTTATGGTAGCAGGAGGTTCTGTAGTAACTCAGGATATTCCACCATTTTGTTTAGCAGAAGGAAACCGTGCAGTATTAAGAGGTCTTAATCTAAATGGTCTAAGAAGAAGATTCCAAGATAGATCAGATATTGATGCAATTAAAAAAGCATATAAAGCAATATTTGAATCAGGAAATTCTATTTCTGATGTAGCCAAAGAATTATTAGAAACAAACGAAAATAAGTATGTTCACGAACTAGCAAACTTTGTTATTGCTACAAAACGTGGAATACCATTTAATAGAAAATAGGACATTTTATATGAGTAAACTTGAATGTGACTTTTGTGGAACAGCTGACTCTCACGATAACCCAATAATCTCTGGAGATAATGCCTCGATTTGCAAGGCTTGTGTTAATGCAGCACATGAGATTATGGTTTCAGGAAAAGAGCCAGAATTAGGAAACATGGTAGAAACTACTGAAGAAGAAAATGCTGCAGTTCAACTTAGAACTCCAGCACAACTAAAAGAAATTTTAGATGATTATGTAATTGGACAAAATAGAGCTAAAAAAGTTCTATCAGTTGCAGTTTATAACCACTATAAAAGAATTTTCAGACACAATGAAATTGATGATGAAACAGAAATAAATAAATCTAACGTGCTTTTAATTGGACCAACAGGTTCAGGTAAAACGCTTTTAGCACAAACTATTGCAAAATATCTTGATGTGCCTTTAGCAATTGCTGATGCAACATCTCTAACAGAAGCAGGATATGTAGGTGATGATGTTGAAAATGTTGTTACTAGACTTATTCAAGCGGCAAATGGTGATGTAAAAAAAGCTGAAACAGGAATCATTTTTATTGATGAAGTTGATAAAGTTGCAAGAATGAGTGAAAACCGTTCAATAACTAGAGACGTTTCAGGAGAAGGTGTACAACAAGCACTTCTTAAAATCGTAGAAGGTGCAACTGTAAATGTTCCTCCTAAAGGTGGAAGAAAGCACCCTGGACAAGATGCAATTCAAATAGATACTACAAATATTTTATTTATTTGTGGTGGAGCTTTTGATGGTCTTGAAGAAATTATTAAGAAAAAACAAGGTGGAAATGTATTAGGTTTCAACCAAGAGAAAAAAAGTAAAAATGATGATGAAATAATTTCAAAAGTTGAAGCACATGACCTTGTAAAATATGGACTAATTCCAGAATTAATCGGAAGACTTCATATGATTGCAACATTAAATGAAATTACAGAAGATGATATGGTTCATATCTTAACTGAACCAAAAAATGCTTTAGTAAAACAATATGTAAAACTATTTGAACTTGACGATGTAAAATTAAAATTTGAAAAAGCAGCACTTAAAGAGATTGCAAAACTTGCAATTGAAAGAAAAACTGGTGCAAGAGGTCTTCGTTCGATTTTAGAAGATATCATGCTTGATATTATGTATGACTTACCAACATTTAAAGATAAAACAATAACTATCACAAAAGATGTTGTAACAAAAGAAAAAGAACCAAAAATAGCTTAAAAAAGAAGGATTTAGATGTTATTAGATAAGGTAATCGGTGTATTCTCAAATGATATGGCAATAGACCTTGGAACTGCAAATACAATCGTTTCTGTAAAAGGAAAAGGTATTATAATTAACGAACCATCAGTTGTAGCAGTTCAAAATGATAGATATGGAAAAGATAAAATTTTAGCAGTTGGACAAGAAGCTAAACAAATGATTGGAAAAACTCCTTTAAATATTACAGCTGTTAGACCAATGAAAGATGGAGTTATTGCTGACTTTGAAATGACTGAAAGAATGATTAGATATTTCATTGAAAAAGCACACGCTAGAAAATCTTTTATCAGACCTAGAATCATTATTTGTATTCCTTATGGTATTACACAAGTTGAAAGAAAAGCTGTTAAAGAATCTGCTCTTAGTGCAGGTGCTAGAGAAGTATTCTTAGTAGAAGAACCAATGGCAGCTGCTATTGGAGCAGGAATTCCAGTATCTGACCCTTCTGGTTATGTTGTAGTTGATATTGGTGGTGGGACTACTGAGATTGGTGTTACATCACTTGGTGGACTTGTTCTTTCTAAATCAATCAAAGTTGCTGGAGATAGATTTGATAAAGCAATTATTGATTATGT
This Arcobacter sp. LA11 DNA region includes the following protein-coding sequences:
- a CDS encoding rod shape-determining protein; its protein translation is MLLDKVIGVFSNDMAIDLGTANTIVSVKGKGIIINEPSVVAVQNDRYGKDKILAVGQEAKQMIGKTPLNITAVRPMKDGVIADFEMTERMIRYFIEKAHARKSFIRPRIIICIPYGITQVERKAVKESALSAGAREVFLVEEPMAAAIGAGIPVSDPSGYVVVDIGGGTTEIGVTSLGGLVLSKSIKVAGDRFDKAIIDYVRQNYNLYIGERTAENIKIEIGTAIKQDSELKIKVKGRDNSGLLSTIELGSEGVRTAIKEPLREIVSAVRSVLEEMPPDLAGDVVDNGVILTGGGALIRGLDKYLADIIKLPVRVADEPLLAVAYGTSNVLDQEALLKLITNE